The Nothobranchius furzeri strain GRZ-AD chromosome 6, NfurGRZ-RIMD1, whole genome shotgun sequence genome includes a region encoding these proteins:
- the LOC139070284 gene encoding spectrin alpha chain, non-erythrocytic 1-like isoform X2, protein MSDLSAYGSSIQALKEQAQSCRDLKANESRLRDINKVASELESEGLMAEEAPMVQAQQQEHLGSAPGKDEADSNTASPWKTVRLGVQTTANFNSIKVRGSSSLPV, encoded by the exons atgtcggacctgtcggcttacggcagcagcatccaggccctgaaggagcaggcccagtcctgcagg gacctgaaggccaatgagtcccgcctgagggacatcaacaaggtggcatctgaactggagtcagaaggtctgatggctgaggaggctcctatggttcaggctcag caacaagaacatctgggttctgctcctggaaag gatgaagccgactctaacacggcgtcaccctggaag accgtacggttgggcgttcagacgacggctaactttaattccatcaaggtaagaggaagctcttcccttcctgtctga
- the LOC139070284 gene encoding spectrin alpha chain, non-erythrocytic 1-like isoform X1: protein MSDLSAYGSSIQALKEQAQSCRDLKANESRLRDINKVASELESEGLMAEEAPMVQAQQQEHLGSAPGKVRVVLRLHQNQTWCLCYHSFVCLQDEADSNTASPWKTVRLGVQTTANFNSIKVRGSSSLPV, encoded by the exons atgtcggacctgtcggcttacggcagcagcatccaggccctgaaggagcaggcccagtcctgcagg gacctgaaggccaatgagtcccgcctgagggacatcaacaaggtggcatctgaactggagtcagaaggtctgatggctgaggaggctcctatggttcaggctcag caacaagaacatctgggttctgctcctggaaaggtgcgtgttgtcctccgcctccaccagaaccagacgtggtgtttatgttaccactcatttgtttgtttacaggatgaagccgactctaacacggcgtcaccctggaag accgtacggttgggcgttcagacgacggctaactttaattccatcaaggtaagaggaagctcttcccttcctgtctga